A stretch of Numenius arquata chromosome 11, bNumArq3.hap1.1, whole genome shotgun sequence DNA encodes these proteins:
- the MINAR1 gene encoding major intrinsically disordered Notch2-binding receptor 1 has product MESNQESSLFLVKILEELDTKQNTVSYQDLCKSLCARFDLSQLAKLRSVLFYTACLDPNFPATLFKDKMRCTVNNQQSKKIMVAADIVTIFNLIQMNGGVAKEKLPVARQKVKKKESFESCRSDTEICNMADCVPNCELNDQEFNRGFPVRRSSKCRKMDCKDCQQFVPSSEPNFLLGVNKDMKGRAASLDRLQALASYSIATSPPCEMQSTYFPMNIENESISDQDSLPITAGIKETFISNDEPFVMQSCVQKRNIFKEDFHNLITISPNLIPSNKKPEDGHREPQSRKESSKQAFFNHSFEMPYSSQYLNPVYSPIPDKRRVKHESLDDLQASTYFGPTTILGPQDTKKWTGKPTKQTAWPAKSWSLNTEEVPDFERSFFNRKQSEEKPRYQSSNNPSPNFPSADRHQSYLNAKEQQPIMQANYAVKPNGHKPKEIPSILEVEKHEPVKKFKDKSINCTSVQILSIDRTTSVGTQTEQQVLEHKKCKDLCAAGQAKYGERHSLKQSDDDSEIVSDDISDIFRFLDDMSISGSTGVMQSSCYNSTGSLSQVHKSDCESSPEHNLTKISNGSACNKLDKLVRADISNADDELKTSVCKLVLRIGEIEKKLESLSGVREEISQVLGKLSKLDQKIQQPEKVSVQIDLNSLTSEAASDESNSPQIFQCHNTPHGGKLENNPEWCCSDASGSNSESLRVKALKKSLFTRRSSRSLTEENSATESKIASISNSPRDWRAITYTNQVGITEEEMKERDGGENKDWHRKSKEADRQYEIPQPHRLSKQPKDAFLIEQVFSPHPYPASLKSHMKSNPLYTDMRLTELAEVKRAQPSWTIEEYTRNSGDKGKIAALDLQTQESLNPNNLEYWMEDIYTPGYDSLLKRKEAEFRRAKVCKIAALIAAAACTVILVIVVPICTMKS; this is encoded by the exons ATGGAGTCCAACCAGGAATCCTCTCTCTTCCTGGTGAAGATATTGGAGGAGCTGGACACGAAGCAGAATACTGTTTCTTATCAGGACCTCTGCAAGTCCCTGTGTGCGAGGTTTGATTTATCCCAGTTGGCCAAGCTCAGAAGCGTGCTGTTTTACACCGCTTGCCTGGATCCTAATTTTCCAGCAACTTTGTTCAAAGACAAAATGAGATGCACTGTAAACAATCAGCAATCAAAGAAAATCATGGTTGCAGCAGATATAGTAACAATATTCAACCTCATACAAATGAACGGGGGAGTGGCCAAGGAGAAACTTCCAGTTGCAaggcagaaagtgaaaaagaaagagtCCTTCGAGTCCTGTAGATCTGACACGGAAATCTGCAATATGGCAGACTGCGTGCCCAACTGCGAGCTGAACGACCAGGAGTTTAACCGGGGCTTTCCTGTCAGAAGGtcttcaaaatgcagaaagatgGACTGCAAAGACTGTCAACAGTTTGTCCCCTCGTCAGAACCCAACTTTTTACTTGGTGTTAATAAGGACATGAAGGGCCGGGCTGCCTCTCTGGACAGGCTGCAGGCGCTGGCATCCTACTCCATCGCCACGTCTCCACCATGCGAGATGCAGAGTACCTACTTCCCCATGAACATTGAAAATGAATCTATTTCAGACCAAGACTCCTTGCCTATAACTGCAGGCATAAAAGAAACTTTCATTTCAAATGACGAGCCGTTTGTGATGCAGTCATGCGtccagaaaagaaatatattcaaaGAAGATTTTCATAATCTGATTACAATATCTCCCAACTTAATACCATCCAACAAAAAGCCAGAAGACGGACACAGAGAGCCTCAGAGCAGGAAAGAAAGCTCTAAGCAGGCTTTCTTCAACCACAGCTTTGAAATGCCATACAGCAGCCAGTACTTGAATCCAGTTTACTCTCCTATACCAGACAAAAGACGAGTGAAGCATGAAAGTTTAGATGATCTTCAAGCTTCAACGTATTTTGGCCCAACTACTATTCTTGGGCCCCAGGACACCAAAAAGTGGACTGGAAAGCCAACCAAGCAAACTGCCTGGCCAGCTAAAAGCTGGAGTTTAAATACGGAGGAGGTACCTGACTTTGAACGATCATTTTTTAATAGGAAGCAGTCTGAAGAGAAGCCGCGATACCAGAGTTCAAACAATCCATCTCCAAACTTTCCCTCAGCTGACAGGCATCAGTCCTACCTGAACGCGAAGGAACAGCAACCAATTATGCAGGCAAACTACGCTGTGAAACCAAATGGGCATAAACCCAAGGAAATCCCTTCCATTCTAGAAGTGGAGAAACACGAGCCAGTCAAAAAGTTTAAGGATAAAAGCATTAATTGTACTTCTGTTCAGATCTTAAGCATTGACAGGACCACGAGTGTTGGGACACAAACGGAACAGCAAGTCCTGGAGCACAAGAAATGCAAGGATTTGTGTGCAGCGGGCCAAGCCAAGTACGGAGAGCGGCACTCTCTGAAGCAGTCGGATGATGACTCTGAAATCGTGAGCGATGACATCAGTGACATTTTCCGGTTTTTGGATGACATGAGCATCAGCGGGTCGACTGGAGTGATGCAGTCTTCATGCTACAACAGCACCGGTTCCTTGTCTCAGGTGCATAAATCGGACTGTGAGAGCTCACCTGAGCACAATTTGACTAAAATCTCCAACGGGAGTGCATGCAACAAATTGGATAAACTGGTCCGAGCAGATATCAGTAATGCAGATGATGAATTAAAAACGAGTGTCTGCAAATTAGTTTTGAGGATTGGCGAAATAGAGAAGAAACTGGAATCTCTCTCAGGCGTCCGAGAAGAAATCTCCCAAGTCCTGGGAAAATTAAGCAAGTTGGATCAAAAAATTCAGCAGCCAGAGAAGGTCAGTGTACAAATAGATCTCAATTCTTTGACAAGCGAGGCTGCGTCAGATGAGAGTAACTCCCCGCAGATATTTCAGTGCCACAATACTCCTCATGGAGGCAAACTGGAGAATAATCCAGAATGGTGCTGTTCAGATGCCAGTGGAAGTAATAGCGAGAGTCTTCGAgtaaaagccttaaaaaaaagtttatttaccAGGAGGTCATCAAGATCATTAACAGAGGAAAACAGTGCAACTGAATCCAAAATAGCAAGCATTTCAAATTCTCCCCGGGACTGGAGAGCTATTACTTACACCAACCAAGTTGGCATTACGgaagaggaaatgaaagagagagatggaggAGAAAATAAGGACTGGCACAGGAAATCTAAAGAG GCAGACAGGCAATACGAAATCCCACAGCCACATAGACTGTCTAAACAACCAAAAGATGCTTTCTTGATTGAACAAGTCTTTAGTCCTCATCCCTACCCTGCCTCACTCAAGTCACACATGAAAAGCAACCCGCTCTACACAGACATGAGGTTGACAGAGCTGGCTGAAGTGAAACGCGCCCAGCCATCATGGACCATAGAGGAATATACAAGGAATTCGGGGGATAAAGGGAAGATTGCAGCATTGGATCTACAA acTCAAGAATCTTTAAACCCAAACAACTTAGAATACTGGATGGAAGACATTTATACTCCTGGCTATGATTCCTTATTAAAACGCAAAGAAGCTGAGTTCAGAAGAGCAAAGGTTTGCAAGATCGCTGCCCTGATAGCGGCGGCAGCTTGTACGGTTATTCTGGTCATTGTAGTTCCCATTTGTACAATGAAATCCTGA